The DNA segment TCCTCCTGTTGTagggagacccacaatgccaaCAGGAAGGGAGTTCagggaattttgacccagtgacaataaaggaatggCGAtcgtatttccaagttaggatggtgagtggcttggagggaaacttgaaggtggtggtgttcccatgtatctgttatcgctgtccttctagatggaagtcgcTGTAcatttggatggtgctgtctgaggatctttggtgaatttccaaaGAGGGGAACCAATCTCTCAGCATTtgccttgtcaaacaccttaggAATCCTGTAATAAGCTAGTCTCATTCTTCCAATGAGTAGGATCCAAAcctaatccctaattgcccttgaactgcgTAATTTGCTTGGCTATTTCAGGAGATGGAGTGAAAAGTCAACCACAgtgatgtgggtctggaatcgCATGTAAAGTGGACAACCCAGATGGAAAAAGCAGTTACGCATGaaagtaatacttggaaatgaatgtccTCAGGCTCCTAACTGATGTGTACAAGAACAGTATGTTTCATTTGTCAGTTTCTGTTTTCTGGGGCAggtaagatttccttccctaaaggatattagccAACTAGAGGGGGTTTTAAAGCAATTGATAGAAACATGGagaataggagtaggagtaggccattcacccttcAATCTGCTGTGCCTTTCactataatcatggctgatcattcaaccagttcctgctttatccccatacccTTTAGTCATTTTAGCCTAAAAACTATATGTAACTCCTTCGTCAAATCTTTGGATGTTTCTCagccattttctgtggcagagaattccacaggctccccagtgtctgggtgaagacatttctcctcatctcagtcctgaatggcctaccaTCTACctttagactgtgatccctggttctggactcccctgtcatttgaaacatttactctgtctagTTCCCCTGATGGTAGTTTCATGCCCGCCATTACTGACGCTAGTTTCAAATCAAAGGATGTAAATTACCGGGATTTGAAATCATGAGTATTGTACGTTGATGATTGATTTTCTGTTACATGtcctgaaatacagtgaaaggatttgtttacaagtggtatgGGCAGTTCACAGTAAGCAAAGGATACACTGACCAAAAAAGACATAGACAGGTACAGGGATGATggcggtcttcttgaagcaggtggggactttggtttgtaggagggagaggttgaagatgttggtgaatacctctgTCAGTTGGTCCATACGGGGTCCGAGTGCTTGGCTGGGTACACCGTCCAGGCTAAAGGCTGGGTGGCTGGATTACTAGCCCCGTGACATTACCGCTGTTGTGAAACAAgtcctcaccactgctcaccatgGAGTATGAGCTGCCTGGTAGATAATCTGTCACCATTCACTTCCCTGGTAGCAATCTGGAAAGCCCGCCACGTTTTTGAGGGAAACACTTTAAGGAGAGGCACTTCAAGGGTTGGCGATTATGTCATGGGGACCAGAACCCCTTTTAGCATTTGAATTCAGTGGAAAACCTGGAATAAAGAGCTAGCCAGCTGATTCTTACAAAAATCTCTCTGGTTCACCAAAGCCTTTCAacgaaggaaatctgctgcccttctctGGTTCAGCCCGCATCTGACTCCAGGTGTACTCGTAATGGTCCTCCAAAAATGAGGAAAAAGGGGGAAATGAATCAGCTGGCCTGAGCCCACGTCACGtgaacaaatatttaaaatatctggCAAGAGGAAGCTCTTGTTTTAAACAGGAAGTGCATCATTGTGTGATAACAACTGGGGAACTAATGCAATAGACATCATTCCCGAGACTGTGAGGGAGACTGAGAAGTTAGGTTTTAAGATCCAGTTCTCATGTTGCTCTCATATACCTCTGTCAGTGTGGCCCCCGGGGCAATCTGTTCTTTTCACACACAACTGAGTGATTTTCCCATCACTAAAATCACTGCAAAGTGTTCTTTTTCACTTTTCTTTTTGTTGTCCTTTTAAACATTAGCCGCCAACAGTGAAACAGCCCTGTGACGGATTAGagatttacatgcaaagcccaatAAAGCTATAGCAAGCCAGCCCAAATGATGGGATGGTGgcgagggaggtgggggggaacgAAATCAAAATGGAAGAGGAGATAAAGCAATGCAGCCAAAGCACTCTTCAGGATTCCACCCTAGTTTGATGCTGCAGTCACAGATGGCCTAAGTGGATCTCATTACACTGGGTCATAGTATTGTAGAATTTGCCAGCTGATTGGTTGCACACTCTGCGTTGAGGTAAGGTGCTGTACATAATGAACGTTTCACTTTCTGTTCACTAATGGGCTCCCTTTGGTTTCTCTCCAGGTATCAGATCCACACTGGCCTGCAGCACTCCATCATTCGGCCCAGACAACCCAACTGCTTGCCCCTCGACCAGGTGACCCTGCCCCAGAAGCTGCAGGAAGCCGGCTATTCCACGCACATGATCGGCAAGTGGCACCTTGGCTTCTACAAGAAGGAGTGCCTCCCCACGAGGAGAGGCTTCGATACCTTCTTTGGCACCTTGACCGGCAGCACCGACTACTACACCTACGACAACTGCGACGGCCCCGGCGTCTGTGGCTTTGACCTCCACGATGGCGAGAATGTGGCCTGGGAGTACAGCGGGAAGTACTCCACCTCTCTCTACGCTCAGAAGGTGACGAAGATCCTCGCCACGCACAGCCCCAAGGAGCCGCTGTTTATCTACGTGGCCTTCCAGGCTGTACACACCCCTCTGCAGTCTCCAAAGGAATACATCTatcagtacaggtccttcggaaATGTGGCTCGGAGGAAATACGCTGCCATGGTCACCTGCATGGATGAAGCCATCAAGAACATCACTTTGGCCCTCAAGAGGTACGGTTATTACAACAACAGCCTCGTCATCTTCTCGACTGATAACGGAGGACAGCCTTTCTGGGGGGGTAGTAACTGGCCCCTCCGAGGCCGCAAAGGCACCTACTGGGAAGGGGGTATCCGAGGCCTTGGCTTTGTCCACAGCCCTTTGATCAAGAAGAAGAGGCGGGTGTGCAAGTCACTGATGCACATCACGGACTGGTACCCCACCCTGGTGTCGCTGGCGCGGGGCAACATGACGGAGAGCCCACCTCTCGACGGGTACAATCTCTGGCCGACCATCAGCGAAGGCAAGAGGTCTCCCCGCGCCGAGATCCTGCACAACATCGACCCCTTGCACAGCCACGCCAAGTCTGGCTCCTGGGAGGAAGGGCACAACCTCTGGAATACCGCCATCCAAGCCGCCATCAGGGTGGGAGATTGGAAACTGCTGACCGGGGACCCAGGCTACAGCGACTGGATCCCACCGCAGACTCTACCCACTCTCCCAGGAAGTTGGTGGAACCTCGAAAGGCAGAGGGCAGGTCACCGGAGGTCAGTGTGGCTCTTCAACATCACCGCAGACCCTTACGAGCGCGAAGAGGTCTCCAGTAAGCACCCAAAAGTGGTCAAGAAGTTGCTGGCCAGGTTAGCTTATTACGACAGCACCTCCATCCCGGTGAGGTATCCAGCTGACGACCCCAGAGCTAATCCAGAACTCAACGGGGGCGCCTGGGGACCCTGGGCAAGTGAGGACGAGGAATATcagcaggagaatggggtagTGAAACATAAAAGCAAGAAAAAGTCCTGCAAGATCTGCAAGCTGAAATCATTCTTCAAGAAACTGAACACACGGATAATGTCCAACAGGATATAATGAATCAGGAGAAACAACTGTGTAGATTTGTGCGTGTGAGATCGACAATGAGCTCACCGTTTTGGAGTCTGTCAgtaaaaatgttgactttcttaGGAATTATTTCGGTTGCTTCCCATGCAGTTCACATCAGGATATGAACCTGCGTGCCTCTGGATTTTTCCACACTGCTTCTCTCCCCGCTCTTCCCTCTCTCAAATCCAGCACTTGGATTTGGTTTTTATCATTACAATTTGCACAGTCTCAATTTGCATTCCCTTCAGCACAGAAAGGAATGATCCAGTCGAGGTGTTAAAGACATTCAAAGAGTTTAATAGTTTCTCCACATCCTCATACTTCTCCCGGGGGGTGGTGTAGAGGTGTGGAACAATGTGAAAATTAGAATGAGTCTGCCAAGGGGATCCTCTGTGTTCTCCTTTGTGTGCTCCAGTGTGGGACATTTGGGGGTTTGTATACTGATTGTAGCTTGTGAAAGATCTCATACATAATGCTGTTGTGACCATTATGAGTGTATGCTTGCCTATTGGTTGGTCGAGTTCCAAAAGGTTCTTCCATTGATTTAACCATGTAAGGGCATCCTGTCCCGTTGTGGTTACCTGTCTGTCACTCTTCGCAAGTATGTTTCAACCAACTGTTCTCTTTCAGCTCAAATTGTTCTGTTCAATTCAGCAGGCAAACTGCAGTTTCAAACATCAGTATAATTGGCTAGTTTTGCACCCACCCAGTTTCCACATGACAAACTAGTTTAACCCTTTCCTTTGCCTACTGCAGCGACACCAGCATCCTAAGAGGGAATAGAATTAAGAAAACAGAGCACTTGTTTTAACCTTGGTGGAGCAAAAAGTCCACTTCTCCAGTTGGCACTGTTTCTGTCAGACAAATGATGAGATTGTTAAACGGGTTGGATTTAAAGGGTGAGTAACCCAAATGCAATTTAATTGTCAGTGTAAAACCTGAAGTTCAGTTGAGTGACTCAGTTGGGGCTATTCTGATACGATGGAATTCTTGGGAAATAAATAAAGTCAaccaattattttttaaaagaggtTTTGATGATGTGTATTGATTATAAAGACGGACACTGTAAGATAAATGAAACAACTGGAAGACCAGAATAACCAACCTTAATCCTttgagctaatgggaactgcagatgctggagaatccaagataataaagtgtgaggctggatgaacacagcaggcccagcagcatctcaggagcacaaaagctgacgtttcgggcctagaccctctgatgaagggtctaggcccgaaacg comes from the Stegostoma tigrinum isolate sSteTig4 chromosome 13, sSteTig4.hap1, whole genome shotgun sequence genome and includes:
- the LOC125458290 gene encoding arylsulfatase I isoform X2, with the protein product MNVLRLLTDVYKNSMFHLSVSVFWGRYQIHTGLQHSIIRPRQPNCLPLDQVTLPQKLQEAGYSTHMIGKWHLGFYKKECLPTRRGFDTFFGTLTGSTDYYTYDNCDGPGVCGFDLHDGENVAWEYSGKYSTSLYAQKVTKILATHSPKEPLFIYVAFQAVHTPLQSPKEYIYQYRSFGNVARRKYAAMVTCMDEAIKNITLALKRYGYYNNSLVIFSTDNGGQPFWGGSNWPLRGRKGTYWEGGIRGLGFVHSPLIKKKRRVCKSLMHITDWYPTLVSLARGNMTESPPLDGYNLWPTISEGKRSPRAEILHNIDPLHSHAKSGSWEEGHNLWNTAIQAAIRVGDWKLLTGDPGYSDWIPPQTLPTLPGSWWNLERQRAGHRRSVWLFNITADPYEREEVSSKHPKVVKKLLARLAYYDSTSIPVRYPADDPRANPELNGGAWGPWASEDEEYQQENGVVKHKSKKKSCKICKLKSFFKKLNTRIMSNRI
- the LOC125458290 gene encoding arylsulfatase I isoform X1: MAVYTLTGFSLLSLLSFGYLSWDWMKPGLNGKKVPSLDMGSARAKPHIVFILADDQGFHDIGYHGSDIHTPTMDRLAAEGVKLENYYIQPICTPSRSQLITGRYQIHTGLQHSIIRPRQPNCLPLDQVTLPQKLQEAGYSTHMIGKWHLGFYKKECLPTRRGFDTFFGTLTGSTDYYTYDNCDGPGVCGFDLHDGENVAWEYSGKYSTSLYAQKVTKILATHSPKEPLFIYVAFQAVHTPLQSPKEYIYQYRSFGNVARRKYAAMVTCMDEAIKNITLALKRYGYYNNSLVIFSTDNGGQPFWGGSNWPLRGRKGTYWEGGIRGLGFVHSPLIKKKRRVCKSLMHITDWYPTLVSLARGNMTESPPLDGYNLWPTISEGKRSPRAEILHNIDPLHSHAKSGSWEEGHNLWNTAIQAAIRVGDWKLLTGDPGYSDWIPPQTLPTLPGSWWNLERQRAGHRRSVWLFNITADPYEREEVSSKHPKVVKKLLARLAYYDSTSIPVRYPADDPRANPELNGGAWGPWASEDEEYQQENGVVKHKSKKKSCKICKLKSFFKKLNTRIMSNRI